The Chitinophaga niabensis genome segment ACCCTGGTGAGTTGTTCTACCGCTGCTTTAGTGGCTACATAAGTACCATAGGTGGGCAGCATAATGCGGAGAACAGAAGTGGAGAAATTGATAATGCTTCCCTTGTCTGCCAGGCGGGTAGCGGCTTCACGCATGGTATTGAAGGTACCTCTTACATTGATGTCGAACTGGCGTGTGAAGTCTTCGTCTGTTGTATCTTTTATCAGTTTGGTGAGCATGATGCCAGCGTTGTTCACCAGCACATCTACTTTGCCATATTGTGCAATGGCGGCATCAAAGAGTGCTTTCACCTGCTCTGATCTACTTACGTCTGCCTGCACGGCGATAGCGTTTCCGCCTTGTTGCCTGATTTCGTTCACTACCTGTTCCGCAGCATCTTTGCCACCTGCGTAGTTGACTACTACACTGGCACCGGCGGTAGCCAGTTTATGTGCGATGGTAGCACCGATCCCTCTTGAAGAACCTGTTACGATAGCTACTTTTCCTGTTAGCGTGCTCATAATCTTTTGTTTTAGTTTGATAGAACAAAGATCACCTGTTTTGAACCCCTAAGAAGACGAGTATTTAACAAAAAGATACAAATTCCTAAGAAAGGTGCTGTTTCCGGAAAAGAACCGGGGAGAGGTCTGTATGCTTTTTGAAGTAATTGGAGAAATGGGTGGATTCCGTAAAGCCCAGCTGCCAGGCGATCTCTTTGATGGAAATGGAGGAATTCTGCAGCAGGGACTTTGCTTCGGCAATGGTTTTCTCAGCGATCCAGGTACCGATGGCT includes the following:
- a CDS encoding SDR family oxidoreductase — its product is MSTLTGKVAIVTGSSRGIGATIAHKLATAGASVVVNYAGGKDAAEQVVNEIRQQGGNAIAVQADVSRSEQVKALFDAAIAQYGKVDVLVNNAGIMLTKLIKDTTDEDFTRQFDINVRGTFNTMREAATRLADKGSIINFSTSVLRIMLPTYGTYVATKAAVEQLTRVFAKEAGSRGINVNSISPGPTNTELFTNGKSQEVIDRLAALSAFNRIGEPDDIAGLVLFLAGDDAKWISAQNIGVNGGMA